The following coding sequences lie in one Rutidosis leptorrhynchoides isolate AG116_Rl617_1_P2 chromosome 4, CSIRO_AGI_Rlap_v1, whole genome shotgun sequence genomic window:
- the LOC139844308 gene encoding aquaporin TIP1-1-like, with protein MPIRSVAVGHHDELRHPDTIKAGVAEFISTLVFVFAGSGSGMAFDKLTHNGAANPTGLLSAAIAHAFGLFVAVSIGANISGGHVNPAVTFGAFVGGHITLFRGIVYIIAQLLGSTVACLLLNFVTNGLAVGAFSLSAGVGVSNALVFEIVMTFGLVYTVYATAVDPKKGSLGTIAPIAIGFIVGANILAGGAFTGASMNPAVAFGPALVSWTWGNHWIYWVGPLVGGGLAGLIYDLLFINQTHEHLPTSA; from the exons ATGCCAATTCGATCTGTAGCTGTGGGCCACCACGATGAACTCAGACACCCGGACACGATTAAGGCCGGGGTGGCTGAGTTTATCTCAACTCTGGTTTTCGTGTTTGCAGGATCGGGATCAGGTATGGCTTTTGATAAGTTGACTCATAATGGTGCAGCAAACCCTACTGGTTTATTATCCGCGGCTATTGCCCATGCTTTTGGGCTTTTTGTTGCGGTTTCGATTGGTGCTAATATTTCGGGTGGACATGTTAACCCTGCGGTTACTTTTGGTGCATTTGTTGGTGGTCATATTACTTTGTTCCGTGGTATTGTTTACATTATTGCTCAGCTCCTTGGATCTACTGTTGCTTGCTTGCTGCTCAACTTTGTCACCAATGGCTTG GCTGTGGGTGCATTCTCTTTATCCGCGGGAGTTGGAGTATCGAACGCTTTGGTCTTTGAGATCGTAATGACATTCGGGCTCGTTTACACTGTCTACGCAACCGCGGTTGACCCAAAGAAGGGTAGTTTGGGAACAATTGCACCAATTGCTATTGGTTTCATTGTTGGTGCCAATATATTAGCTGGTGGTGCATTCACTGGTGCTTCAATGAACCCTGCTGTGGCATTTGGGCCAGCTTTGGTGAGCTGGACCTGGGGCAACCACTGGATCTACTGGGTTGGGCCTTTGGTTGGTGGTGGGCTTGCTGGACTTATCTATGATCTCTTATTCATCAACCAAACCCATGAACATTTACCCACATCAGCCTAA